The nucleotide sequence cCTTCTTatgtataaatcgtaataaatgtttgatttcatctacacgCTCTTAAattcatcgtgctcgcgaatcgattcttatggaaatcgtaacaaataaagttgaatttgtattgggaccaccttccataaaaagtgatattcttgaaactattatacaaaccatctctgacccaaaaaaccctcggataccaaatttcacttcatttcgaccgaccattcatacgtgatgttgttacaaagaaaacgcctccatttttatatataagattattttgaacttttttcttttgatattaCTTTGTTACATgttctataatatttttgttataaaatgcaaatattttttcaccatagGTGCaaggaatcacctcattttggcatagttgacggatgcgtgtatgtcataaattgaatatttcaaataagtatcaaaaaatttaaatatattatcAATCCTATTAGAAATTGCTGTTTACTGGTTATGGGTTTTGACCATGGGAGCACgatttcacttcaattttgtcgtagaaaatattttatagCACCCACCGCTCTGAAGTTTTCCAAtacgttgcctataaattacACATGATATTgcaggttttgaagcatatttttttctataagtagagcaatttaccatgggtgcacggattcatcgcatttcaatcgaatattggactttttgtaaattaaaaaaaaaaacatttggacaaatcttaactaaacctgTTGAGGCATaacgatttaaataacgatttttatttttagttcagTCAtccctggaaaagaaatatttcaattaggggagataaggacataacgagcacccagggcataataagcactcctcttttctatAATAGTacgaattttcttaaataaattttcaagaggatttgtttcgtacttcctatagtattaatttttcccaaaaaattggaatctcctcatcatctttacagaaatatttaaaaaaaaaaactagctaggttctcaagtgacgaaaatattgtaatttttgagcaccacgaaataagctattatgatctttaaatcatcttgatctataatgtacgcactgcaatatgatgtacacattgtttctcaactttcactatcaaacattttttgatttttcactttaatcagttttaaaacgcgtttttacttaaatttgttgacctggggcgaacaaagcactttcaatcagggcaagatgagcgttttctgccttATAATCTAGCatcgaattcaactcgatgtagtcaactgaattatagagctacagcttgactagtttacatctgacgatggtaaggtgtcggagaggtaatcaaaagactagagttcgatCTCTGTTCGAGGtgacttttttccatttatcattcactagctgattttacccggccttgctcgggttcacgtaaaatttaaatcgaatgagtcgtttgactttttgaaattttgaaagctttttgttcatcattataacaaattggaccatgtttggccatgtgagctctgtaaattttgttagtcttcttaaagtttgaATTGGGATTATaagcaaagtttatcgttttcatattattgaataactcataatttttaggtttgctaatagaaatttgaaataatttcccttgaatgcttatccattctatcacgaaaaacattttaatctaaggttgctagaacatttgaatcaaaatttgaggtaagtcgggtctggcccggtttcccggattttgttgcaaaaagcccCGATTTTGCCCGGAccaaaaagaagttttaaatggcaatttttagaaatcattatgactcgtgtttggaagcttgatatgcaatttaaaatatgctgatgtggtttgttgaaaaaaaaatattgcaagtatatttttaGTTATgtttactgaataattccgcgtttttgaccaagtttgcccggatatcgtcaggatatcggtttgaacattttgaaatcaaatgctggcctggttttttgataaaattggctggatttgtccggtcccgatacggcaattctggcaaccttattttaccatttttttaggAAGCATGAAttgaattatcattttttaatcaaatgatttcatttttttatcttttccatgggtGGTTCTAGTGGTTCTAGTGAAAATCCAATGTATTGagcttgtaaacaaatgttaacgacCGCTTTTCAAGATCTTCCCGTAGAATGGAATacccatttaagttttattttgtacttagaaatttctaaatagattttcGCTGAAacctctgcatgttttcaatgtgatttttaagttttcttataattagaattgaacacatcgatgatcaataataacttcaaatttaaaaatttacaaatgaaattgaattgttcaaaactaaaaacttcagattaaataactaaaagtctcgtgcgttggatttggttttaattttttgcataaaatgaacgttcagttgtctaattcctattgtaaattaaattcctacacgACAATCAAAGTGTTTAAATCGCAGCCTTGATCTTACAACCCTCAGTTTTAGTAATTGTTTCCCTGTGAGGAGTTccgaaataattaaaatgaatggttcctaaaagctggaacattaaTTTTctgtccaaatagttattcaactgaagaagtcaattcataatgaacattGTTTCCATACTTTACTcactgcatattctagtagattctcaaccccttttgttctcaaaatatttctaaaaggcgagtagttttttttaatcctaaatgaaaGCTCATATTGCAATCATATAcctcgcaccggtaccacgtgctttgaacagtagaaggaaaaaacacccgccaaaatttccccattcaaattttttatgctcagcaagctttgatttgctttccagtacacgtgaactatGGATGGTCGTTTCTTATGCCTGGCCCCATAGTAaatggaaaataacaggtaggccattgcgcttaacctcacttgaaagctccgtgtatgtacacagcatgcttgcataccaacaaaaatagttatgaaaatttggcagtattatatagaatggcaatccaaattattaatttctccgTCAATAGCTATTCGATTCCTTTGAAAAGGGCCtcagattaaaatttgattcttcaggctcatcggaaactattttttgctttggatttccggatctgaaccataaataatgagcattcaaaagaaattttcatcaccgtCCCTCTTCTTTGagggcaaaaaattaaatattttcttctgtctatgttccaaatttgataaaaatgtaaaatacttcatatttcagtaataaataatcaatttgattgaattttttgttcaatccgCACAAGAAAAGGACCACACAAGGAAaaataatcaccaaattttagttttaaatcgatCAAAAGCCCATTGCATattacttttagcgattttgaaaagccaaatattgttcgttgcattaaaatgcatcaatcCATATTTATctcataattttgatgattgtccatttgaggaaaaaattgattttctgaaaaattccatacatttgccagttttttccataactatttttgggggctcttaccaatacgttcaaagagagcggaatagcctaccttgtatatttcaaagtactatggcctggcccatggtgatggtgaaaacaatcccgccaaaggaaacgaaaatcggttgaaaaatgggtgccatgacttttggttcgtgggaataaaaacgaaagttgtatggcagggtcccttttcttagatggGAGGGGCTCCAAACACTTACCTCAACCTTTCTCATGTCCGTTTacatcactgtaccaaatttcaagctgatcggttaagcggtgtggatttgtataaggtgcatatatatatacaaacatatatagcccaactcatctttatatattagaagatagCTTTATCTTAATGTCGAaagaatatttatgaaaattttttcagaGCGTTGTTTAAAAATCCCGAAGAAGTTCTGAAAATAGCCATGAAGCTTCATCATTTAGGGGAACAATGGCTAGAATTGAATTTACGAAAGCTTTTAATAAAAACCTTGTGtctattccaaaataaaaacttatccaTATTCATGGGTTGATGGGCATGATCATTGTACATAAGTTCAAAGAAAATCgttgttcaaaaattcaaaagaacttatttgaatcattcaacattttgtattttacacaataaaatcgttttctcgaaaattgcagaaaatttcaacataaaaatcattccaatGTATAGagaacagatgtctgctcaagtttatttagaatttttctacACATATTTCAGCTGAAAACTGCTAAAAGCAGAGCATATTGATATTATAGACCTTCCAATAATTGAAGTACAACCAGAAAACTTCTTGGAGTCTGCTACAAATGAgggaaatctaaatttttcacatgTATTTCATGGGCGATGATAGTCCAAAGCTTCTCAATTCGTCCTCAAATCGAAGACCTAAATCTACACGCGATCGAAAAGCACTCAAaggtaggggaactgggggtataatgcccagtgtgggcaaaaggccccactgcgatatctagctagaAATACACTTATTTTAGGAATTCTGTACGTCATTCCCTTctaattaacagtagaaaccttttgtacaaaaaaattagcatcaaatatgcgataaatccctgcaaaaatcccaaaatatttttcaagccatattccttgcaatttttGCCTTGgctttcgtaaggaattacggcatctatcggcaaaaaaattacctgacatctgttacaatgatgaacattggtcttgaaaatcatcacaaaacgaaaaaatttcttattcaattattttttctgttattttgaatgttttttatcAAGCATGTCCAGggagggcaaaacgcgccatgtccgtttatctttaagcataTTTCATTTAGATTTAATTTTATATGCAGTTTTATCACAACAATCTTAACGATATTTATgtgttgaattggaaaaaataacttgaatataaacgaatatattaaaaattcttaaatttaatatagatttaattgaCTTTTCACAAGAATTACaatatatctggcagcactgcgcgtagcaatacatttttccatctgtgaagtagaatagaagtgtttCTACCTGGCAAACACATTTGGAGGCACTTGAATcgataaacacttattaaacgttaaacggcgcgattgggtacacacatatgcgcattatgcccctactgaatctgaaatccaattttcagcctactcttcaaacttcattaaatttgtggccttctttgaccttccagtttttctaactatcagatttagacaaaaaataaaccaaacttccaaacacaatcgaaaattaaagttaatcttttcaaatgttgtctaaaacaaggctttcttcttaacgtgggcattatgccccctcttcccctaatTCTTTCATCGGAGCAAATTATCTAATTCCTTTTTCGTAAATCATAGAACATGTAACAAACTTGCAAAGCAGATGGTTTTTCGCAGCTCTTGAAGTTACCtcagtcacaaaaaaaaaataaaacatcgtaactaccgaaaaaaatattttactgttCTATCAGCTGGAACCCGCATTGACGATCTTACAAAAGCAATGGATGCAAACAAGTTgtttgaagaggaaaaaaacaaaggaTCGAAGAAAGACTCGAAAATATTAGAAAAGTAAACCATCATGTTTcagagagcttctcaacgagaGCAGAATCgaaatggaaaattgaaaaaagagtcTGAATGAAACATGTTGTaaacttatttgtatccattactTTCAATTTTCTACTTATTTCaatatgataaatgttaaatgaaaaaaaaaattgttgaaaaaaatcaagtttcctCTGTtcgaatggaaaaaattaaaagtttggtTTTTTACAAGCTTAACACCCACTTCTTTCttcaaaactgacataaataAACTTGTTGTAGAATTTCCATAGGCATGTTTTTTCTGGtcgtattcaaaaaaaaatattataaaagttatgataAAGAGGtatgttttaagaattttctcaTTAAACTTATAAGAAAGATAATCATAGGTAGAATTAGGAACAAATATTGGGTACGATGATACACTTTTCCTTtatatgtccataattaggaacacattcaTATGTTAAcaattaggaacaattagtgccaaattTGGAACACCGACACACTTTAAAAAACACAttagttttcgaaaaaaggGATGTCTGAAATTCGTTGTATACTTCAGGAGATTTGTTGAATcgttgaatgtttaaaaaagtttgttaaatgGATAAACTTTCATCAAATGCGTTGTCTAGTTACGAGCTTAAGGGATTATCTTCTAATGTTTGTTAGAATTTAACATGTTAAATCTTCAGTGAACTTTTTAACGAACATGCTGGTGGTGTTTAATTCGGTTTGGTACAATTCCGACCATTCGTCCTCTGGTATAGATTAAAAACTCAGGAATtattttcagatgaaatataaatataaatattgataaaataaacgTTGAACACATCACTTGATTTATGATCTAAATTCAAACAGTCTAATCAGAACAGTATTTGAACTGAATACTTCAAGTGCTTATAGCATTCCCGATAAACCAAAAtccttccactttttttttgaatatctctTTTCTTTAAGTTTCAGATGGGAAATGACTTGTTTTCTCGAATATTATACAAATTATAAACTACCCAAAGCTGTACCATTTATACTAAGTTCCAAACTCCAATTTTCTCATTATGCtttgacttttttaaatgtttttatttttatttgaaaacttgctgaccccgtacgaactccgtttcgctttcaacttctGATATGTGGTGAGAAGCTTGTGTCTGAATGCTCATTGGGATGCATTTCACAACGACATTGAATAAAATACTCTTTTGCTTGTCtatcaaattgaaattcaaaataagtaaTTGTTAGACCGTCAAAAAGAACAACAAAGCTCAGCCTACGGAGGCTGTTATCTGTCTGATACAATACACAacccagcattacacatcgtaacaacggAGCTCAGCCTGTAATgactattatttgtctgttacattacacattctagcattacacatcgtaacgaAAAACCTCAGCTCACAGTGGCTTTTATTTGTCAATTACATTACACAGTCTAGCATTACACATTGAAACTTTGCTTTTTCCCCAGGAACGGGTTCAGCCCAGAAGGGGCTGCCCAGCAACACCCAGTCCCTGGTCTAGAGCCACGGGGACTAATGGGTTTGGGCGCTCAAGGCCTCTTTTGTTCCTGGGTCTCAGGGCGTTTGTTAGGCTGGGGGAGTTTTCGGATGGGTGGATTCCTAAAAGATAAATACCTTGGTTTCAAATCAGATGTATTCGGCGAATTCTGTTCACACTGGCGAAGAAAGCACACGGGGGTCGGGCTGGTAGCGGGGAAATCGGCCACTCGGTCGAACGTAGGAATCGCCACGGGACGGGCGACGCCTGGATGGAACGGGAGGAGCGGCGCGGTACCACGCACCACACTAACGGTTGATCGGTTCGGTCTCTCTCCTATGGCTGGCAGACCGACCACGCGCTTTGGACTAGGCGCGTACCTCGGTCTTCGGCTGGATCGATCGTCGGGATGAGATGGAGGCGATAATGCGATACCACGCACTACCGGCTAGATGATGCGGTTCTGTCTCTCTTCTTCGGCTCGGATGGGCAAACCAACCACGCGCTAATGGCTATGCGCGTACAGTCTTCGATGAGGTTCGGTTTAGCTGATCGATCACGCGCACACAAGGCTGATCGCAAATAATGGCAAGTCCAACCAACTGAACTGCTGCTTGGTTTTGGGGGTATTGCGCGAATTGGCTGGCACACCTCGGACTATGGTTTCGTTTCACCACACACTATTCGGTACCTCGCGCACGGCTTATCGTTGATCTTGTTTTCGGACCGTGGAAACTCGAACTATGAGAGCGATCGCAAGGCACGTCTGAACTCAATCGCTGCCGGGAACCAAGAGACTTGGTGATTTGTCTCGCCTCAGCAAGAAACCTCGGCTCGGCTCTGCTTGCGTTCTTCCAAAACGCGTGAATCTTGCGGCCCTGCGTTATAGGCGTACGCAAGCCGTCAAACCCATGTGCGTTCTTCCATTTCACCTACTCCTCGCTGACCACTCTTTTGAATTCGAACTCGCCGTTTACTATTAAACTATCTATTAACAAAATACTACCCTAACTCCAACCCatcaaataatattatttaaaaaacaaaaacaatgttacCGTGTTGGTAACAACATCGTGACAACAAAGCTCAGCCTACAGTGActtttatttgtctgttacattacacaacacagcattacacatcgtaacaacataGCTCATCCTActgtggctattatttgtcaaTTACATTACACAatccagcattacacatcgtgaCAAGAAAGCTCAGCCTActgtggctattatttgtctgttacattacgcaatctagcattacacatcgtaacaacaaagctCAGCCAACTGTGGTTGTTATTTGTAtcttacattacacaacacagcattacacatcgtaacaacaaagctCAGCCTACactggctattatttgtctgttacttTACACAGTCTAGCATTACccatcgtaacaacaaagctCGGctcacagtggctattatttgtcttttACTTGACACAATctagcattacacatcgtaacaacaaagctCAGCTCACAGTGGTCAAtttttgtctgttacattacacaacccAGCGTTACATATAGTAGCATACAAACTGCAACACATTGACACATTACATATAATCCTTACATTAGAGTGCTTAAAATGACCCGTCCTTTgtaaaagttatgcgctgccgGCTTTGGTAACTTTGgcccccttcggccgatttcttttgaaaacggtttttctttaagtctaaacaatgacaaatatgtcatccgaagactgcattgcGATTCAAGTTAGGgaacaaaagttattaagcttcaaaaaatagttatctttttcaagggtgatattcatcactaccaatgagagacactgcttcgaacattttgacgcagcattaacagtgatgaaaaaagttaccccatttttgaagttttataacttttttatcataattcgCATAGTTCATTTACCTAGTTTTCTTCTGTGGTGAGAAATTTGGCCATAAAAGGGCTCTGTGATTTCTGTGATTAAGGACAGCAATCAGTAATCATAAAAACGCAATTAAATtagaaaccaaacaaaataagtttagCATTTGCCAATGTTCATGAATTTTTTATAGTGCAAACCAGAGAttattgatatttcaaatttgcagaATTCAAATTGCTTCACCAAATTTTACTCAAATCAGTGGGTTTCAACACGATATGGCTGGTTCAAACCCactaattatttcatttgaaaatctttttttcttcagcAGACTCTCACACCAAAATCAACTAATCTCATCTTTCCCGTACCTCAGAACTCCCGGAAACGTCGTTCACCCGGTCCATTTCGAACCCGGAAGCGGTAATGCGACGCCGGAGGCAGCAGAAGCTGGAGAAAAAGCTGCAACAGTTCCGGTCCCGGGATGGCGGCCCGGATACTGGCGGGACGCTCAAAATTTACGGCGAAAGCCTATGCCGGGATGTGCCCTACAAAACGCTTCTGCTCTCGATACGGGACTGTGCCCAGGCCGTCGTCCGGGAGATGCTGGCCAAGTACGGCATGGACAAGGTGGATCCGCTGCACTACTGTTTGGTTCAGGTCGGTGAAGTTGTGGCATTTCGCTATTAAATTTCGGTCTAATCATTGTTTGGTAAAATTCATCGTTTCGTTTGACGGGCTCATCTTTTTTTCCCCCTCCCTCCCGCAGGTCAACAGCGACGGATCCGAATACATTCTGGATGACGACGAATGCCCGCTGTCGATTCTGATGAACCATCCCACGTCTCGAGGTATGTTTCTTTTCAATTCATTGGaatgtggatgattttttttattatttgtagaAATCGGCGCAtttttttgatgtatttttctATCCTGGCCCTCAGGTATTGAAAcgatggaaaaaaatgttcatcagGTCTGTTTCATTAATTAACGGGGGCAGTTAGTTTCTTGGTTACTGATTAAACGCACATTTCGATTATTCAATCGAGTTCAATTTGCGTTGGAGAGTGTATTTCGAAATTTTGCGTATTGATGAATGCAAGTTACGCCGATTTTCAATTAAGCTGATAGTCAACTTCTCAGTTCAGGAGCAaagatctgaatttttttttatcaataattttttatcaaaccaAGAGAACCGCAAAAACGATGAATATCATGTATCAGCTCTGAAGGTTCGAAATCGGATTAAGAGGAAGCATCAATTCGTTTAGCATTCGAAGTTCGTTCCAGCTGCCGGGTTTCAAAagacaaatcaaatttttttcccaaacgTTGTTTCGCTTTTCAACATAAGTTGGGTTcgaaaaaatcgtcaaaagaATGATCTTTTATCTgctaacttgttttttttttaaatcgactctttgaaaatgaaaagttttcgaTTTTCACTCAAAAGCATATTGAAAtcagtttagagtttagagctTAATCTTGCCAAGCTTCAGCGAAGTTTAGTGCTATAAACAAGTTTGGAGAAAAAGACCATGCATCTCCATCGGATGCATTGAAGTGAAACATCGTTAGCTTTTCATGCTATAATTTGGAGCTTTTTTGCCACagataatttaaattcaattcagaCGTCAAAAAGaacagattaagatttcagattcagattgcagcttaaggtttcagattcagttatcagattcagatttcagattcagatttcagattcagatttcagattcagatttcagattcagatttcagattcagatttcaaattcggatttcagattcagatttcagatttaaacatgcaaaaaaaaaagatttcagattcagaatacagattcagatttcagattcagatttcagattcagatttcagattcagatttcagattcagatttcagattcagatttcagattcagatttcagattcagatttca is from Uranotaenia lowii strain MFRU-FL unplaced genomic scaffold, ASM2978415v1 HiC_scaffold_835, whole genome shotgun sequence and encodes:
- the LOC129760918 gene encoding afadin-like translates to MRMLSLPNYALYVVHANGEERKLNPDEKPLLVQLNWHNDDREGRFLLKNCSQKTNTLGSITDQPNFKRKLSKREKKEQKKKEKLSKMLSAGGADSENHVAEKLYTELPETSFTRSISNPEAVMRRRRQQKLEKKLQQFRSRDGGPDTGGTLKIYGESLCRDVPYKTLLLSIRDCAQAVVREMLAKYGMDKVDPLHYCLVQVNSDGSEYILDDDECPLSILMNHPTSRGMFLFNSLECG